The genomic region TGGCGCGGGCCAAGGCGGCCTACGCGAAGTGGAAGTCGCAGCACGCCGCCGTCGCCGTCCTGGGCTGGGTCGATGGCGACGCCGAGGCCCTGGTCGAGACCGTGGCCGCCGACCAGACTCCCTATTTTGCGGCCTCCTATGCGGCGGCCCTGACCGATCCCCTCGGCAAGGGGACCAAGACCGAACGACCGGCGCCCTACAGCTTTTTCTACGGGCCCTCCTCCTCGGACGCGCTGCGCGCGCTGGTCCAGTGGGCTGCCGAGGACTGGGCGGCCAAGGGCGCGCCGGGCGCGCCGCGCTATCTGCACATGGGCGACCCCCTGGCGAACGCCGGCGGTCCCAGGCAGGTCGGCGAGGCGCACGCGCGCGAACTGGGTTTCGTGGTCCTGCCGAGCATCTCCTATTCCCAGGAGCCGGACGATTTCCGGGTTCAGTGCATGGCGCTCGCGGCTTCCGGCGCCGACTACACCTTCCTGGCCAACGGCGCCAGCGCCAACGTCGCGCTTCTCAAGGCCTGCGCGGCGGTCGGCGTCGAGACCCAGTTCCTGGCCAACGTCTGGGGCTACGACGAGACGGTGATGCAGGCGGCCGGCGGAGCGGCGGACGGCGTCGTCTGGGTCATGGGCGCCGGCGCCTGGGGCGAAGCCGTGTCCGGCATGGACCTGGTGCGCGAGATTTCGAAGATGTCCGATCCTCGCCTCAAGAAGCACCGCACGGTGCACTACCTGCGCGGCATCTGCTCGGTCTTCGTGATGAAGGAGGCCATGGAAATGGCCGACCGGGAGGGCGGGATCACGGGCCCCAACATCAAGGCCGCCATGTATCGCCAGCCCGGCTGGGTGCCTCTGGGCCTTGAGGGCGTCTGCTTGCCGGCGACCTGGAGTGCGGAGGACCATCGCAGCGTCGTCGACATCCCGATCTATGTCGGGCGGGCCGGGGGCGCCGAGGGCGATCTCGCGGAGCTGGTCGCGGCCGGCGCGATCTCGATGGAACGGCTGGGCATCCAGAAGGTTCCGCGCAAGG from Kiloniellales bacterium harbors:
- a CDS encoding ABC transporter substrate-binding protein encodes the protein MGNFVSFSDHRSLAGKAYGQAKIDAVEYINRNGGVNGKTIDLLSVDYGSEVARAKAAYAKWKSQHAAVAVLGWVDGDAEALVETVAADQTPYFAASYAAALTDPLGKGTKTERPAPYSFFYGPSSSDALRALVQWAAEDWAAKGAPGAPRYLHMGDPLANAGGPRQVGEAHARELGFVVLPSISYSQEPDDFRVQCMALAASGADYTFLANGASANVALLKACAAVGVETQFLANVWGYDETVMQAAGGAADGVVWVMGAGAWGEAVSGMDLVREISKMSDPRLKKHRTVHYLRGICSVFVMKEAMEMADREGGITGPNIKAAMYRQPGWVPLGLEGVCLPATWSAEDHRSVVDIPIYVGRAGGAEGDLAELVAAGAISMERLGIQKVPRKADWLGW